CCAATATTCGTGTCTTTCAAATAAATCTTCTTTTTTACTAAGATTCCTCGAAAATACAGTCGAAAGacaaacatgaatattaaacaCTGGGCTCTTGCTAACacaatttatattttaggtacaaatttgcatttcatatccattcactcagtctttctttcaaaatatcgaACCAATAGTAATATTTGACATTAGCTTCTAGTCGCTGTAACCGAACGCTTAGAAATAATCAAACTAATatttaacatttgaaattttaattctaGACGACGTAAAGGCTTACATTCGTGTTTGCTGTCTTTCATTATCGtgcttttttgatatttcagaaAGATAAACAATCAGGAAATTTGCCAGAAAGTACATACCAGGATCTCCAAAGAGATGTCCAACAGTCGCCATAcacaagaaaattttaaaaatcgtaTAATGTATTctttgacattttaattttgcaggaGACAAAAGTGACTTCAAACGAGAAGTTGAGGTCATGGGGTCATTGTCCAAGTTGAAGGGAATAGTGGAATACCTCGGATGTTGCATTACGGAAGGTGAGAGACAAGGATATGCAACACATTTCTTAACGTATTTATGacgtttttttaaaaagaatttcaGTTTTACTCTTCGTCATTCAGATACGTGTGATGACCATTTTCTGACAGTGTAAAGTGTACTCCCTATGGTAGAACTGAAGATTTGGTATGTTTCAGAGTTTCCGTCGAAACTGCATATTTTCTTAAAGTGGCCAATGTTCCCTGATGTGTGTATATACTAGACGACAGTTAAATACAATCGATAATTGGCCCTCTCCAGATTTTACCGCtgtaaaaattactttttgttcCAGATCCCATGTATCTGATCACAGAGTACGCCCCCAACGGCACTTTGCTTCAAGTTCTAGAAAACATGAAGGATGCCGATGCTTGGAAAAGAAAAGGCCCTGACCTATTGACCTTTGCCCTGGATGTGGCTGAGTGTCTGAAGACTCTTTCCGAGAATAAGGTACTTTTGAACTATCACATGTCACCAGCATGGTAGCAATTGAAAATATGGTTATTTAGAGTCAATGGATTGTTTTGGTTTGATTTGTTTGTCTGATGGA
The Ptychodera flava strain L36383 chromosome 3 unlocalized genomic scaffold, AS_Pfla_20210202 Scaffold_25__1_contigs__length_14229661_pilon, whole genome shotgun sequence DNA segment above includes these coding regions:
- the LOC139125445 gene encoding tyrosine-protein kinase TXK-like, translated to MGSLSKLKGIVEYLGCCITEDPMYLITEYAPNGTLLQVLENMKDADAWKRKGPDLLTFALDVAECLKTLSENKIIHREIMAKNIVVDSQWKCKLSGLGSSSAVLTDQRYRQKMKVTPYRMLWTLTDQMDGTGSAVR